Proteins from one Aulosira sp. FACHB-615 genomic window:
- a CDS encoding serine/threonine-protein kinase: MVCCLNPDCSHPLNPDENQYCQSCNTPLVRLLRGHYRVIQVISDEGGFGRTYLAEDVDKLNEWCVVKQLAPKVQEATALKKAIALFQEEAQRLQHLGEHPQIPALLAYFEQDNYLFLVQQFIDGQNLMQELSQGVTYTEIQVLQVLCDLLPVLKFIHDRGVIHRDIKPQNIIRRRSDDKLVLIDFGASKQLTATVHTKLGTIIGSHGYTPIEQMQYGQAYPASDLYSLGVTCFYLLTGNVPSKLWMEQGYSWVKSWRQYLPNANTTKITIDAKLGKVLDKLLTTDMGQRYQTADQVLQDLKTQSSTSTNLFATAPTLLPVPRSKQLLTFKLNDNLQKLLLVNIFVILLGLGGIWYFQSFPQLNTTAVSENLDQPKTFRGHASDVNAVAFAPNRRIFASGSDDQTIKLWNLATGTEINTLKGHLKWIWAIAFHPDGKILASGSADKTIKLWNLATAEEIRTLTGHTDGVTAVAFSPNGKTLASGSLEQTIKLWDVTTGKLIRTLSGHNQAVASIAFSPNGKTLASGSWDKTIKLWNVATGKQIRTLEGHTQLILSLAFSPDGKTLASGSKDKTVKIWNIATGETIRTLKQHADKVNSVAYGKTGNATILASGSSDNTIKLWNPANGAEIRTLKRDSGYIYSVAISADGKAIASGGSADNIIKIWPISP, encoded by the coding sequence ATGGTCTGCTGCTTGAATCCCGATTGTTCTCATCCTCTAAATCCCGATGAAAATCAATATTGTCAAAGTTGCAATACTCCATTAGTTAGATTATTGCGAGGGCATTATCGTGTCATTCAAGTAATATCAGATGAAGGTGGATTTGGCAGAACCTATCTTGCGGAAGATGTGGATAAACTGAATGAATGGTGTGTAGTTAAACAATTAGCACCGAAAGTTCAGGAAGCTACCGCACTCAAAAAAGCAATTGCATTATTTCAAGAAGAAGCACAAAGATTACAGCATTTGGGAGAACACCCGCAAATACCTGCTTTATTAGCTTATTTTGAACAAGATAATTATTTATTTTTAGTCCAACAGTTTATTGATGGACAGAATTTAATGCAGGAATTATCTCAAGGGGTGACTTATACCGAAATTCAAGTGCTGCAAGTTTTGTGTGATTTACTACCTGTATTGAAATTTATTCACGATCGCGGTGTAATTCATCGAGATATTAAACCACAAAATATTATTCGTCGTCGCAGTGATGACAAATTAGTATTAATTGATTTTGGTGCATCCAAGCAATTAACCGCCACAGTACATACTAAATTAGGCACAATCATTGGTTCACATGGTTATACTCCCATAGAACAAATGCAATATGGTCAAGCTTATCCAGCCAGTGATTTGTATAGTTTAGGGGTAACTTGCTTTTATTTACTGACAGGAAATGTACCCTCAAAATTATGGATGGAACAAGGCTATAGCTGGGTGAAATCTTGGCGGCAATATCTACCAAACGCAAATACAACTAAGATAACTATAGATGCCAAGTTAGGGAAAGTTCTGGATAAACTGCTGACTACAGATATGGGACAACGCTATCAAACAGCAGATCAAGTTTTGCAAGACTTGAAAACCCAATCTTCAACATCAACTAACTTATTTGCAACTGCGCCAACTTTACTCCCTGTTCCCAGAAGCAAGCAGTTATTGACGTTCAAACTCAATGACAACTTGCAAAAATTACTGCTTGTTAATATTTTCGTGATTCTGTTGGGATTAGGCGGAATTTGGTACTTTCAATCTTTCCCTCAGTTGAATACTACAGCCGTTTCTGAAAATCTAGACCAACCCAAAACTTTTCGAGGACACGCGAGTGATGTGAATGCGGTAGCTTTTGCGCCTAATAGAAGAATTTTCGCAAGTGGTAGTGATGATCAAACAATCAAACTGTGGAATTTAGCAACAGGAACGGAAATCAATACCCTCAAAGGACATTTGAAATGGATTTGGGCGATCGCTTTTCATCCTGATGGTAAAATTCTCGCTAGTGGTAGTGCAGATAAAACTATTAAACTCTGGAATCTGGCTACAGCCGAAGAAATTCGCACCCTCACAGGACATACTGACGGCGTAACGGCTGTTGCTTTTAGTCCCAATGGTAAAACCTTAGCCAGTGGTAGCTTAGAGCAGACTATCAAATTATGGGATGTTACAACAGGTAAGTTAATTCGCACTCTTTCAGGACACAACCAAGCTGTTGCAAGCATCGCCTTTAGTCCCAATGGCAAAACTTTAGCTAGTGGTAGTTGGGATAAAACTATTAAACTTTGGAATGTGGCAACAGGTAAACAAATTCGCACTTTGGAAGGACATACACAATTAATTCTGTCTTTAGCCTTCAGCCCTGATGGTAAAACTTTGGCTAGTGGTAGTAAAGATAAAACAGTTAAAATTTGGAATATTGCCACAGGCGAGACAATTCGCACCCTCAAACAACATGCTGATAAAGTCAATTCTGTGGCTTATGGCAAGACTGGCAACGCTACTATACTTGCCAGTGGTAGTAGTGATAATACAATTAAATTGTGGAATCCGGCGAATGGTGCAGAAATTCGCACTTTAAAACGGGATTCTGGTTATATATATTCTGTGGCGATTAGTGCAGATGGTAAAGCGATCGCTAGTGGTGGTAGTGCAGACAATATTATCAAAATTTGGCCGATATCACCCTAG
- a CDS encoding DUF411 domain-containing protein, producing the protein MSKILHICLSIIIIAVVSITSNSASAIAASIWDNETESYSGKQEIIVYRSPSCSCCGDWLEHIQKHGFKIKQDIKTDEIEAIKQKYNLPPEFASCHTAIIDGYVMEGHVPADDIKRFLKQKPQLAGLAVPAMPVGTPGMEMGDTKQPFSVVAFNKNGELQVFNRYESY; encoded by the coding sequence ATGAGTAAAATCCTACATATCTGCCTAAGCATAATCATTATTGCTGTAGTTAGCATAACGAGTAATTCAGCATCTGCGATCGCAGCTAGTATTTGGGACAACGAAACAGAATCTTACTCCGGCAAGCAAGAAATCATAGTTTATCGTAGTCCTAGCTGTAGCTGCTGTGGAGATTGGTTAGAGCATATCCAAAAACATGGTTTTAAAATCAAGCAAGACATCAAAACCGACGAAATAGAAGCAATTAAACAAAAATACAACTTACCCCCAGAATTTGCCTCATGTCACACCGCCATTATTGACGGCTATGTGATGGAAGGTCATGTTCCGGCTGATGACATCAAGCGTTTTCTCAAGCAAAAACCCCAACTTGCAGGTTTAGCCGTTCCAGCCATGCCTGTAGGCACACCAGGAATGGAAATGGGAGATACTAAACAGCCATTTTCTGTAGTTGCATTCAATAAAAACGGCGAACTACAAGTATTTAATAGATATGAATCTTATTAA
- a CDS encoding protein tyrosine phosphatase family protein translates to MSVKNHLAEIYNFLQISDTIATSGQPTAEQFAAIKAAGYQLIVNLALPTSSNALANEQEIVASQEMQYIHIPVVWENPTLEDATKFFGVMETNSDKKIFVHCAANMRVSAFIYLFRRIHQGVSDAVAEQDLHKIWVPNEVWQKFIQQVLNTYQ, encoded by the coding sequence ATGTCGGTTAAAAATCATCTCGCAGAAATATATAATTTCCTCCAAATATCAGATACAATTGCCACTTCAGGACAACCAACCGCCGAACAATTTGCAGCCATCAAAGCGGCAGGCTATCAACTAATAGTTAATTTAGCCTTACCAACATCAAGCAATGCTTTAGCCAATGAACAAGAAATTGTTGCATCTCAAGAAATGCAGTATATACACATTCCCGTAGTGTGGGAAAATCCGACGCTAGAAGATGCGACAAAGTTTTTTGGTGTTATGGAAACAAATTCAGATAAAAAAATCTTTGTTCACTGCGCTGCTAATATGAGAGTCTCAGCTTTTATCTATCTTTTTCGCCGCATACATCAAGGTGTAAGTGATGCAGTCGCCGAACAAGATTTACATAAAATTTGGGTTCCGAATGAAGTATGGCAGAAGTTTATCCAACAAGTATTAAATACCTATCAATAG
- a CDS encoding class I SAM-dependent methyltransferase — protein sequence MNFATSINDALQLDRIVFLGRTLSEYVKFFDLDLSQWQTAKILDCPAGAASFVAELHQMGIDAVACDIVFNFDATTLQAKGQADLAHVMERLTDVTHNYNWDFYQNIAKLTEYRQIALEKFLADYPNGCQAGRYIQTVLPKLPFSDRSFDLVLSANLLFLYSDCLDYAFHWQTILELYRVCSQEVRIYPLQGKDAQTYPLLNNLLNDLNQAGISAEVVNVPWEFLKGSNQMLRLWR from the coding sequence ATGAACTTTGCCACTAGCATAAATGATGCTCTCCAACTGGATAGAATTGTATTTCTAGGTCGTACTTTATCGGAGTATGTGAAATTTTTTGACCTAGATTTATCGCAGTGGCAAACAGCGAAAATTTTAGATTGTCCTGCGGGTGCAGCTTCCTTTGTGGCGGAACTGCATCAAATGGGTATTGATGCTGTTGCTTGTGACATTGTGTTCAATTTCGATGCAACAACTTTGCAAGCCAAAGGACAAGCCGATTTAGCTCATGTTATGGAAAGATTGACTGATGTCACCCATAACTATAATTGGGATTTTTATCAAAATATTGCCAAATTAACTGAATATCGCCAGATAGCATTAGAAAAATTTTTGGCAGATTATCCCAATGGTTGCCAAGCAGGACGCTACATTCAGACTGTATTACCAAAATTGCCTTTTAGCGATCGCAGCTTTGATTTGGTATTAAGTGCTAATTTGTTGTTTCTCTACAGTGACTGCTTGGATTATGCTTTTCACTGGCAAACAATTTTAGAACTTTATCGAGTTTGTTCTCAAGAAGTCAGAATTTATCCGTTGCAGGGTAAAGATGCTCAAACATATCCTTTGTTAAATAATTTACTTAACGATTTAAATCAAGCGGGAATTTCCGCAGAAGTTGTCAATGTACCTTGGGAATTTCTCAAAGGTAGCAATCAGATGTTGCGTTTGTGGCGGTGA
- a CDS encoding TIGR02452 family protein, with protein MRRITIAKSTLEILEIGSYISPNGHQVHIHQELQSCLDSTKCYSPENLCKIESEVFKSLPPFSDTEFEVRNETTLMGSERIAKSGKLPQIGVLNFASAKNPGGGFLKGAQAQEESLARSSALYKSLLKCREYYDFHRSERSLLYSNWMIYSPSCPVFKNDDGELLEQPYFVNFITSPAPNAGMIQKNQQHLSLQIPEVLMSRALKVLSLAAEHGCDTLILGAWGCGVFKNDPAIVAQIFADILLPGGQFWGRFQRVIFSVLDNSKQQQTFAEFDKRFNR; from the coding sequence ATGAGACGAATTACCATTGCCAAAAGCACCTTAGAAATTCTGGAAATTGGTAGCTACATTAGTCCTAATGGCCATCAAGTTCACATTCATCAAGAATTACAGTCTTGTTTAGATTCGACAAAATGCTACAGCCCTGAAAATCTATGCAAAATTGAATCTGAAGTGTTCAAAAGCCTTCCTCCTTTTTCAGACACTGAATTTGAAGTGAGAAATGAGACAACGCTAATGGGATCTGAACGCATAGCCAAAAGTGGAAAATTGCCACAAATTGGCGTTTTAAATTTTGCTTCAGCAAAAAATCCAGGTGGTGGATTTCTCAAAGGCGCACAAGCCCAAGAAGAAAGTTTAGCCAGAAGTTCTGCGCTTTACAAAAGCCTGTTGAAATGCCGTGAATATTATGATTTTCATCGTTCTGAACGGTCACTTTTATACTCAAATTGGATGATTTATTCTCCGAGTTGCCCCGTTTTCAAAAACGATGATGGAGAGCTATTAGAACAACCGTATTTTGTCAACTTTATCACCAGTCCAGCGCCAAATGCTGGCATGATTCAAAAAAATCAGCAGCACCTGAGTTTACAAATACCAGAAGTTCTGATGAGTCGTGCATTAAAAGTCTTGAGTTTAGCAGCCGAACACGGTTGTGATACGTTAATTTTAGGTGCTTGGGGATGTGGAGTCTTTAAAAATGACCCAGCGATAGTTGCTCAAATTTTTGCAGATATCTTATTACCAGGAGGACAATTTTGGGGCAGATTTCAAAGAGTAATTTTTTCTGTGCTTGACAACAGTAAACAGCAACAAACTTTTGCAGAGTTTGACAAGCGATTTAATCGCTAA
- a CDS encoding pre-peptidase C-terminal domain-containing protein, whose amino-acid sequence MAVKQNRKSRSRMNLKLLIAVSSVAIASHILPINALEIHPISRQFQLAKTPDERQPEAVQQGIEQIPVAEPPVTPQRTESINSPLPVRVPAPETNPNLQPTATNSTPETSPAASNPTPQPSQTQSVSPTPNTNSTRGRNSRTVAAANSRTPNYRDINFVDIAFGILDKRDFQAQGRAYHFYQFEGRENQLIQIRLLGSADKRRSNNLSLRPYMFLLDPNNNVILKRGGGETERDAFIFARLPVAGVYTIAVTSQNPGDTGRYSLAIRDDRASYILDETGELSQQNLVLKQNGTPYNVKEFQGKKNQLVSIRVDSLNEEFLPYIVLLDAQGQRIAANSDRNGKYSTLIDRARLPEDGTYYIVVTSSNPNQRGNYRLTLF is encoded by the coding sequence ATGGCAGTCAAACAAAATCGAAAATCCCGCAGCAGAATGAATTTAAAGTTATTGATTGCTGTGAGTAGTGTTGCGATCGCTAGTCATATCCTACCAATCAATGCCTTAGAAATACACCCCATTTCTCGACAATTCCAACTGGCGAAAACACCAGACGAACGCCAGCCAGAAGCAGTACAACAAGGAATTGAGCAAATTCCAGTAGCAGAACCGCCTGTCACACCACAACGCACAGAATCTATCAATTCACCTTTACCAGTGCGTGTCCCAGCGCCAGAAACTAACCCAAACCTTCAACCAACCGCGACTAATTCCACTCCCGAAACATCTCCAGCAGCAAGTAACCCTACACCGCAACCATCACAAACTCAGTCTGTATCCCCAACACCAAACACTAACTCCACCAGAGGAAGAAACTCTAGAACTGTAGCTGCGGCTAATTCTCGTACACCTAATTATCGAGACATCAACTTTGTCGATATTGCCTTTGGGATTTTAGATAAAAGAGATTTTCAAGCACAAGGCAGAGCATATCATTTCTATCAGTTTGAAGGTAGAGAAAACCAATTAATTCAAATTCGCCTGTTAGGTAGTGCAGATAAAAGACGTTCTAATAACTTAAGTTTACGTCCTTATATGTTTCTCCTCGACCCCAATAATAACGTTATCCTCAAACGAGGCGGTGGTGAGACAGAAAGAGATGCTTTTATTTTTGCACGCTTACCTGTGGCGGGTGTATATACAATTGCTGTGACTAGCCAAAACCCTGGAGATACAGGCCGTTATAGTTTGGCGATTCGAGATGATCGAGCCAGCTACATTTTAGACGAAACCGGAGAACTCAGCCAGCAAAACTTAGTTCTAAAACAAAACGGAACTCCCTACAATGTGAAAGAATTTCAAGGTAAAAAAAATCAATTGGTGAGTATTCGAGTTGATAGTTTAAATGAAGAATTTTTACCTTATATAGTTTTACTGGATGCTCAAGGACAAAGAATTGCTGCTAATAGCGATCGCAATGGTAAATATAGCACCCTCATTGACCGCGCAAGATTACCTGAAGATGGTACTTATTATATAGTTGTCACCTCTAGCAATCCTAACCAACGTGGTAATTACCGATTAACTTTATTTTAA
- a CDS encoding chloride channel protein, whose protein sequence is MLLPALNQRLRSWWQPRKGLAIAEASVIGIVAALSAVFLKFGAGVLGAWRVHTSHVFPAWIALPIVGLVFGYMAGWLVQRLAPEASGSGIPQVKANLANVPIKLSWRVAAVKLLSAMIVIGSGLTLGRQGPTVQVGASLAAGMSRFVPTSPDHRRQMIAAGAGAGLAAAFNAPLAGVIFIIEELLQDLSGITLGTAIIASFIGGVVSRLLGGRSLQLNLQMIQSSSQFSLPEIPFFLILGIVAGLLGALFNYGLIFSIKSYQRLHISLPLKVALAGFVSGIIVAMLPEYFRNNTGLREYIITSSSSGSVAAIAFIAQFVLTLIAFGSGAPGGLFAPSLILGSCLGHVVGVWEGHLLGVGSLPTYALAGMGGFFSAVSKVPITAIVIVFEMTTDFNLVLPLMIVAVVAYLVADKVMPGSLYDRLLLLKGINLSKVAPTEAILTTLTAKDVMQKQVETLDADITLEETKQAFSSSHHRGFPVVQNSKLVGIVTQSDLTNLANRNLPNNTLLKEIMTNAPITVTPIHNLSNVLYLLDRYQISRLPVVDKRRLIGIITRADIIRAEADHLNGKNITPAPQADPSYVVYQTRSPSIGRGRLLVPIANPDTVPILLKMATAIARERHYEIECVQIMLVSRHSSPAETPVRTAKSRRLLRQAEVLAKKWHIPLHTQIRVAHDASQAILETIQERHIDMILMGWKGNTSTPGRIFGDIVDTIIRQATCDVVLVKLGNYQQSTVNSQLSTISPTLQFNRWLIPMAGGPNSKFALKLIPALVTLGNEPEIHLTQVFKPSESKPDIQILDKAIHQLMRHRHLSSTAFVATPVQADSVAEGVIHLVEQEGFDVVVLGATREGLLQQAIQGNIPEAIASSVESTVILVRGAINT, encoded by the coding sequence ATGTTGCTTCCTGCTCTGAATCAACGCTTGCGTAGTTGGTGGCAGCCAAGAAAAGGTTTAGCGATCGCTGAAGCTTCTGTTATTGGGATTGTAGCAGCTTTATCTGCGGTATTCTTAAAATTCGGAGCAGGAGTATTGGGTGCATGGCGGGTGCATACTTCCCATGTTTTCCCTGCATGGATAGCTTTACCAATAGTCGGTTTAGTGTTTGGCTACATGGCTGGCTGGTTAGTACAGAGGTTAGCACCAGAAGCCTCTGGTAGTGGTATTCCGCAAGTCAAAGCTAACTTAGCCAATGTACCCATCAAATTATCTTGGCGGGTAGCGGCTGTGAAGTTACTCAGTGCCATGATTGTGATTGGTTCGGGGTTAACATTAGGTAGACAAGGCCCGACTGTGCAAGTTGGTGCAAGTTTAGCGGCGGGGATGAGTCGCTTTGTTCCCACGTCCCCAGATCATCGGCGACAGATGATTGCTGCGGGTGCAGGTGCAGGTTTAGCAGCTGCTTTTAACGCCCCCTTAGCAGGTGTCATATTTATTATTGAAGAATTACTGCAAGATTTATCTGGCATAACTTTAGGAACCGCCATTATCGCTTCATTTATCGGCGGTGTTGTCTCACGATTATTGGGTGGTCGCAGTTTGCAATTAAATCTGCAAATGATCCAATCATCAAGTCAGTTTTCTCTGCCAGAAATTCCGTTTTTTTTAATCTTGGGTATTGTTGCTGGGTTATTAGGGGCATTATTTAATTACGGTTTAATTTTTAGTATCAAATCTTATCAAAGATTACATATTAGTTTGCCGCTTAAAGTTGCCTTGGCGGGATTTGTTTCGGGAATTATCGTCGCTATGTTGCCCGAATATTTTCGGAATAATACTGGCTTACGGGAATATATAATTACTAGCAGTTCTAGTGGTTCTGTTGCTGCGATCGCGTTTATTGCTCAGTTTGTCCTCACTTTAATTGCCTTTGGTTCTGGTGCGCCGGGAGGATTATTTGCACCTAGTTTAATTTTAGGTTCTTGTTTAGGGCATGTTGTTGGTGTTTGGGAAGGCCATTTATTAGGAGTAGGTTCGCTACCTACTTATGCTTTGGCGGGAATGGGGGGATTTTTTAGCGCCGTTTCTAAGGTTCCCATCACCGCAATTGTGATTGTCTTTGAAATGACTACAGATTTTAACTTGGTTTTACCTTTAATGATTGTGGCTGTAGTCGCATACTTAGTAGCAGATAAAGTTATGCCCGGTTCACTTTATGATCGACTGTTGCTATTAAAAGGTATTAACCTGAGTAAAGTCGCGCCCACAGAAGCTATTTTAACTACATTAACAGCTAAAGATGTCATGCAAAAACAAGTGGAAACTCTGGATGCAGACATAACTTTAGAAGAAACAAAACAAGCCTTCTCTAGTTCCCATCACCGGGGTTTTCCGGTAGTCCAAAATAGTAAATTAGTTGGTATTGTTACCCAATCAGATTTAACAAACTTGGCTAATCGCAACTTGCCAAACAATACCTTATTAAAAGAAATTATGACCAATGCGCCGATAACGGTCACACCTATACATAACTTGAGTAATGTATTGTATTTACTTGACCGCTATCAAATTAGTCGTTTACCTGTAGTAGATAAGCGAAGATTAATAGGAATTATTACCCGCGCTGATATTATTCGTGCTGAAGCTGACCATCTCAACGGTAAAAACATTACCCCAGCACCACAGGCAGATCCATCTTATGTAGTTTACCAGACGCGATCGCCGAGTATTGGCAGAGGTAGATTATTAGTCCCCATTGCTAATCCTGATACTGTACCAATTCTGTTAAAAATGGCCACCGCTATTGCTCGTGAGCGCCATTATGAAATAGAGTGCGTCCAAATAATGTTAGTATCGCGCCACAGTTCCCCAGCCGAAACACCAGTCAGAACTGCCAAAAGTCGGCGTTTACTGCGACAAGCTGAAGTTTTAGCGAAAAAATGGCACATTCCCTTACATACACAAATTCGTGTCGCCCATGATGCTTCTCAAGCCATCTTAGAAACTATCCAAGAACGCCACATAGACATGATTTTAATGGGATGGAAAGGCAACACTTCCACCCCAGGGCGCATTTTTGGCGACATTGTTGATACCATCATTCGTCAAGCCACCTGTGATGTAGTACTAGTAAAACTGGGTAATTATCAACAGTCAACTGTCAATAGTCAATTGTCAACAATTTCTCCCACTCTCCAATTTAACCGTTGGTTAATTCCAATGGCTGGAGGCCCTAATTCTAAATTTGCGCTGAAATTAATCCCGGCATTGGTAACATTAGGAAATGAACCAGAAATTCACTTAACACAAGTATTCAAGCCATCAGAATCAAAACCAGATATCCAAATTTTAGACAAAGCCATTCATCAATTGATGCGTCATCGTCACTTATCTAGCACTGCATTTGTCGCTACACCAGTACAGGCTGATTCCGTGGCTGAAGGTGTAATTCATTTAGTAGAACAAGAAGGGTTTGATGTTGTAGTTTTGGGTGCTACCCGCGAAGGCTTACTACAACAAGCAATTCAAGGTAATATTCCAGAAGCGATCGCCTCCAGTGTAGAGAGTACTGTCATTTTAGTACGCGGTGCAATTAATACTTAA
- a CDS encoding Uma2 family endonuclease, with the protein MTIAINQLTQQQPLSFDEFLAHYSDNNRYELIDGEVFDLEPTGLHEEVAAFITTKICVQIDAKNLPWFVLQRGLLRPHNTGMTAFRPDVAVIDRNQLTQEPLWSDQSILTLGSSLKFVAEVVSSNWQNDYARKLEDYAVLGISEYWIADYAGLGGTRHIGKPKQPTLSICTLVNEEYEIQQFRGNQTIVSLTFPDLKLTAEQILRAGR; encoded by the coding sequence ATGACCATCGCAATCAACCAACTCACCCAACAGCAACCACTCAGCTTTGACGAATTTCTCGCCCATTATAGCGATAACAACCGCTATGAACTGATTGATGGAGAAGTATTCGACTTGGAACCAACAGGCTTACATGAAGAAGTTGCAGCCTTCATTACCACCAAAATATGTGTCCAAATCGATGCAAAAAACTTACCTTGGTTTGTCTTGCAACGAGGATTATTACGCCCTCACAACACAGGTATGACAGCATTTCGTCCTGATGTTGCAGTTATCGATCGCAATCAACTTACTCAAGAACCACTTTGGTCTGATCAATCAATTTTAACCCTGGGTAGTTCGCTAAAATTTGTCGCAGAAGTTGTTAGTAGTAACTGGCAAAATGATTATGCCCGTAAGCTAGAAGATTACGCAGTTTTAGGCATTTCTGAATATTGGATTGCAGACTACGCAGGTTTAGGTGGTACTCGACATATTGGCAAACCCAAACAACCAACCTTATCTATTTGTACCCTAGTAAATGAAGAATATGAAATTCAGCAGTTTCGAGGGAATCAAACCATTGTTTCTCTAACATTTCCAGACTTAAAACTAACAGCTGAACAAATATTGAGGGCTGGGAGATAA
- a CDS encoding AAA family ATPase, with product MEFDYFSGNESTSNNNKQQNLLTSGWRPLQRDLDWEFLWQLAQNDTKEFAQKTFNLASTFSEVLGRNNFTWWANLFAVASENTRYEVEKFWNYITPDPQSPDHRYKDVLSTETPILQFVSRNSIPIDYVLNRLQEITVIRVLQILGRPTIITQYYSERDFYFPVEKFVSWERLDVVNTVNAYWEMYDLWLQIEPYDRGRRQYTLMAKDLAPLVNKATYDLAVMLSGYQSRVGKVHSQFPIRTFPADIQSFTDSLQQAVLNQNQLAVVVHGEPGTGKTAWTQAVAKEILMPLGFVIFILDHDAIANFVPPTYLERICIIINEADNLAQNRASEIAQSNNKTEHILSLLDGTLYQSVIDESGLQMKQRLVVLMTCNTTERLDPAMLRKGRVDLIAEFTQKFV from the coding sequence ATGGAATTTGATTATTTTAGTGGTAACGAAAGCACATCCAATAACAATAAACAGCAAAACTTACTCACTAGTGGTTGGCGACCATTACAAAGAGATTTAGATTGGGAATTTTTATGGCAACTGGCGCAGAATGACACTAAGGAATTTGCCCAAAAAACTTTTAATTTAGCCAGCACATTCAGTGAAGTTTTGGGGAGAAATAATTTTACTTGGTGGGCAAACTTATTTGCTGTCGCCTCAGAAAATACTCGTTATGAAGTTGAGAAGTTTTGGAATTATATTACACCAGATCCCCAATCACCAGACCATCGTTACAAAGATGTTTTGAGTACAGAAACACCGATATTACAATTTGTGAGTCGCAACAGTATACCTATTGATTATGTTTTGAATCGTTTACAGGAAATTACTGTTATTAGAGTCTTACAAATATTAGGTAGACCCACGATCATTACTCAGTATTACTCTGAGAGAGATTTTTATTTTCCTGTGGAGAAGTTTGTCAGTTGGGAACGTTTAGATGTTGTCAATACTGTCAATGCTTATTGGGAAATGTATGATCTTTGGCTGCAAATTGAACCTTACGATCGCGGCAGACGGCAGTATACTTTAATGGCTAAAGATTTAGCACCACTAGTTAACAAAGCCACTTACGATTTAGCGGTGATGTTAAGTGGCTATCAAAGTCGTGTGGGTAAGGTTCACAGCCAATTCCCCATTCGGACATTTCCCGCCGATATTCAAAGTTTTACCGATAGCTTACAGCAAGCGGTTCTGAATCAAAATCAGTTAGCGGTGGTGGTACATGGGGAACCGGGTACAGGTAAAACTGCTTGGACTCAAGCCGTAGCCAAAGAAATTCTCATGCCTTTGGGGTTTGTGATATTTATTTTGGATCATGATGCGATCGCTAATTTTGTCCCGCCTACTTACTTAGAACGGATTTGTATTATCATTAACGAGGCTGATAATTTAGCCCAAAATCGTGCTTCGGAAATTGCCCAATCTAATAACAAAACCGAACATATTTTGAGTTTGTTGGATGGTACTTTATACCAAAGCGTCATTGATGAATCTGGGCTGCAAATGAAGCAGAGGTTAGTAGTATTGATGACTTGCAACACCACAGAAAGATTAGACCCGGCTATGTTACGCAAAGGACGGGTGGATTTGATTGCGGAATTTACACAGAAATTTGTATAA